Part of the Pyrobaculum calidifontis JCM 11548 genome, GCGTAAGAGTAAAGATCATTGCAAGAGATGGGAGTAGCCGCCAGCAGTACCTCCCTCTTGCTGTAGTTGTGGCGAGGTAGATCAACGCATATAAACCCTTTCTCTGGGGCTTTAGTGTCCTACCGCAGGGAGACTAGGGAGACACTTGTGGTAGTGGAGCTTGTCCCCGGCGCCGTAGCGCAGGTGGAGACGCCGATCCCCTTCCTCACGCACATGGTAGAGACCTTCCTCTTCTACGCCGGGCTGGGTGGCCGGGTGTATGCGGAGGAGAAGAGGCGGCTAGACGACGGGCACCACGTCATCGAGGACGTGGCGATTGCGCTGGGCAGAGCGTTAGACCAGCTAATCGGCGACAGGTCGGCGGTGGCTAGGTACGGGTGGGCGGCAGTGCCCATGGACGACGCCTTTGCGCTCGCGGCAGTGGACCTAGGCGGCAGGCCCTACTGGGTCGTGAAAGCCAAGCTCCCCAACGTAGCGATTGGCGGCTATCCCCTCCCCATGTTCCCCCACTGGGTGAGGAGCCTCGCCTCGGAGGCCCGCGCCACCATCCACATATACGCCAGAGGCCGCGACCCCCACCACAAGGTAGAGGCTGCGCACAAGGCCCTCGGCCTAGCCCTACGCGCCGCCGTGTCCCCCGCAAGCGGAGTCCAGAGCACCAAGGGCGTTTTGAAATGATTATCCCCTCCATAGACATAGAGGGGGGCAGGGCCGTCAAGCGGGTCCAGGGGAGGAGGGGGGAGTACGTCTTCGTGGGAGACCCCCTGGAGCTCGCGTCGAGGCTCTCCAAGGCGCCCCTCGTCCACGTGGTTGACTTAGACGGGGCAGAGGCGGGGCGCCCAGTCAACGTGGGGACGATCGAGGCAGTGGCCAAGGCCCTCGGGGGGCGTTGCCAAGTGGGCGGCGGGCTGAGAGACGAGGCGTCCATCGGCTGGGCGCTGGGCACCTGCAAATACGCCGTGGTGGGCACCCTCCCCTTCAAAAACCCCGCCCTCTTCCAGCGCATCGCCGACTTGTATCGAAGCCGCCTCGTTGCCTCCCTCGACTACCGCAGAGGTGTGGTGTTGGTAGACGGCTGGAGGTCTGAAGGGGCTCCCCTGGGCCAGGCGGTGGAGCACTTAAAGCGTTTCGGCCCCCTCGGAGGCCTGGTGGTCACGGCAGTGGAGGTGGAGGGAACCGGGGCGGGGGTCGCCCTGGAGGTGGCCACATCGGTGTTGCGGGAGGTTGCTGAGAGGCTCTACTACGCTGGAGGGATTAAGGACTGTAGAGACGTTGAAAATGCGTTAAAAGCAGGCTTTGATGGAGTTATCGTTGGCTACGCGCTGTACAGAGGAGATTTAAGGGAGTGTTTCCCCCTCTAGCCCTTCACTACTCCGATAGGCCTCTGCCTCACCACTTTTTTGGCAAAGCCCACTTGGTGCGCCGTCTCAACCACTCTGTCTACGTCCTTGTACGCCCAGGGGGCCTCCTCGCTTATGACCTCCGTCTCGGCCGACCTCACGATGATGCCTCTCTTCGCCAGCTCCTCCTGCACCTTGTGAGGCGGATACATGCGGATGGCGGCCTCGCGGCTGAGGACGCGGCCAGCGCCGTGTGGAGCAGTGCCGAAGGTGAGCCTCATAGCCTCGGGAGTCCCCACGAGGATCCACGAGGCAGTGCCCATGGAGCCGGGGATCAGCACGGGCTGACCCACGTCTCTGTACTTGGCAGGTATCTCGGGTCTGCCAGGCGGGAAGGCCCTCGTGGCGCCTTTGCGGTGGACCCACACCTTCCTCACGGTGCCCCTGTCGTCAACCACATGCTCCTCGAGCTTGGCGATGTTGTGGGCCACGTCGTATACCAGCTCTAAGCCGACTTTCTCGATGGAGCCGAACACCTTCTTAAAGGCCTCTCTCACCCAGTGCATGATGATGTGCCTATTCGTCCAAGCGAAGTTAGCCGCCGACGCCATGGCCTTGATGTAGTCCTCCGCCACCTTGTCCTTAAGCGGCGCCGCGGCTAGCTCTCTGTCGGGCAGGTTCAGCCCCCACTGCCTCATCTTTCTTTCCATGATCAATAGGTAGTCGGTGGCCACTTGGTGGCCAAAGCCTCTGCTGCCCGTGTGTATCATCACCACGACCTGGCCCTCTCTCTCAATGCCAAAGGTCTTGGCCACCTTCTCGTCGTATATCTTGTCCACCACCTGGATCTCTAGGAAGTGGTTGCCAGAACCCAGAGTGCCCAACTGGTCCCTTCCCCTCGCCTTCGCCTTCTCAGACACCTTAGAGGGGTCCGCCAACTTCCACGACCCCCTCTCCTCTATGTACTCCATGTCCTCAGCCCACCCGTAGCCCTTCTGCACCGCCCACTCCACGCCCTCGGCGAGGACGCGCTCGAACTCGCCCGGCGAGAGCCGCAGGTGGCCCGTGCCGCCGACGCCCGGCGGGACGAGGCGGAAGATGGTGTCCACAAGCTCCTTCAACTTCGGCCTCACCTCCTCCTCCGTGAGATTCGTCCTGAGCACTCTCACGCCGCAGTTTATGTCGTAGCCAATCCCGCCCGGCGATATCACGCCCTCCTCTGCGTCAATAGCCGCCACTCCTCCGATGGGGAAGCCGTAGCCCTGGTGGGCGTCCGGCAACACGATCGACCACCGGTAGATGCCGGGGAGACAGGCCACGTTTACCCCCTGCTCCAGCGTCATGTCGGTCTTCATCTTCTCCAACAAGACGCTGTCGGCGTAGATTCTCACCGGCACCTTCTGGCAGGGCTTCTGGCCCGGCGGAATCTCCCAGATATAGTCAGATATCTTATTTATCTGAAAGCGGGACATGTGAGGCTACGCCACTTCTCTTTAAAAGTGTTTTCTCCGCCTACGCGAGGGCCTGCTCCGGCGTGGCGTAGTAGACAAGGGCCCCCTGCCTAATCCGCTTTATGAGCCCCTCCCTCTCGAGGACGTAGAGGTGCCACTGGAGCGTCCCCCACGACATTCCCGTTAGCTTGGCCAGCTGGCCCTGCGTAAGCGGACCACGCTCCTTAATTATCTGCAGGAGTTGCATCCTCCTGGGGTCGTTTATTGCTTTTGCAGACTTGGCCCTCGCCATGTCCACGACGTGCATCCAATTTAAAAAATCCTGCGTAGCGCCGTACAAGTTTAAAAACCACCGCACTATCTCCCACTGCCGGGACTACGCCGGGCAAGGCCGGCGCCGTGCCGCGCTGTGACCCCGGCGGGGCGCCTCCCCTCTTCTTTATATACCTCCCCGTGTGTAGACGTGTGAGAGGGGCAGTGGTCAGCATACAGGTGGCGATTTTGATGGCGGTGATCTTGGCCATAGCTCTCGCCGTGGCTGGGTACCTCATGACTATGTTTCAAGCCGCGGCGCGGTATACCTACATAGCGGTTTTACAGGCCTACGTCTATCCCGGGGGAGGCGGGTCGTGGGTAAAGCTGTGCGTCGCCGCTGGAGGCTCCGACGCGTTGAAGATCGAGAGCGTAGAGCTGGGGGGCGTAAAGGCGTCACGGGTAGAGGTCTACGTGGGCGACTCGCCGCGCGCAGTCGTTAGGGCGGGCGAGACGGCGGTAGTCAAGGCGTTTTTCGACGTGAGAGTGGAATACGGCCAGTCGCTGGTAGGCTGGTTGCATACGGCGGAGGGCTTCAAGTTCCCATTCACGCCCACGTACACGGTTGGGGAGCCCAAGTGCCCCTTTGAGTAAATATTTTACCGTCTTCCATCTCCCGCCGTATGTATAAACGCGTCAGAGTGGTGCTGGAAGGCGGAGACGTCTTTGAAGGCGTCCTTCTGCCCCCTACCCAGTTCAGCGACCCAGATGTAGTTGTCGTGAAGCTGAGGAATGGGTACAACGTGGGGATTAAGAGGAGTAGGATTAGGGAGCTTGTGGAGCTGGGGGATGTGCCGCCCCCGTCTTTTGGCGCAGCTGAGCCGCCTAAGCAGGTGGGGCCTGGTGTCTGGGTCTTGGCGGCTGGCGGGACAATTCTCTCCCGCGTGGACTACGTTACGGGGGGCGTGTACCCCACTCTGTCGGCGTCTTACCTTTTCGAGCTGTTGGGCGAAGTGGAGTCGCCTGTGGAGCTCGTGGAGGTCACCGCCAAGTTTAGCGAAGACTTCACCCCGGCCACGTGGTCTCTAATAGCGGCGAAAGTAGGCGAGGCCTTTGAAAAAGGCGCCAGGGGGGTTGTCGTCTTGCACGGCACAGACACTATGCACTACACGGCTGCGGCCCTCGCCTTTGCCTTTAGAGAGGCGCCGGGGCCAATTGCGCTTGTGGGCGCCCAGAGGTCGAGCGACAG contains:
- a CDS encoding RtcB family protein; protein product: MSRFQINKISDYIWEIPPGQKPCQKVPVRIYADSVLLEKMKTDMTLEQGVNVACLPGIYRWSIVLPDAHQGYGFPIGGVAAIDAEEGVISPGGIGYDINCGVRVLRTNLTEEEVRPKLKELVDTIFRLVPPGVGGTGHLRLSPGEFERVLAEGVEWAVQKGYGWAEDMEYIEERGSWKLADPSKVSEKAKARGRDQLGTLGSGNHFLEIQVVDKIYDEKVAKTFGIEREGQVVVMIHTGSRGFGHQVATDYLLIMERKMRQWGLNLPDRELAAAPLKDKVAEDYIKAMASAANFAWTNRHIIMHWVREAFKKVFGSIEKVGLELVYDVAHNIAKLEEHVVDDRGTVRKVWVHRKGATRAFPPGRPEIPAKYRDVGQPVLIPGSMGTASWILVGTPEAMRLTFGTAPHGAGRVLSREAAIRMYPPHKVQEELAKRGIIVRSAETEVISEEAPWAYKDVDRVVETAHQVGFAKKVVRQRPIGVVKG
- the hisB gene encoding imidazoleglycerol-phosphate dehydratase (catalyzes the dehydration of D-erythro-1-(imidazol-4-yl)glycerol 3-phosphate to 3-(imidazol-4-yl)-2-oxopropyl phosphate in histidine biosynthesis), producing MSYRRETRETLVVVELVPGAVAQVETPIPFLTHMVETFLFYAGLGGRVYAEEKRRLDDGHHVIEDVAIALGRALDQLIGDRSAVARYGWAAVPMDDAFALAAVDLGGRPYWVVKAKLPNVAIGGYPLPMFPHWVRSLASEARATIHIYARGRDPHHKVEAAHKALGLALRAAVSPASGVQSTKGVLK
- a CDS encoding 1-(5-phosphoribosyl)-5-[(5-phosphoribosylamino)methylideneamino] imidazole-4-carboxamide isomerase translates to MIIPSIDIEGGRAVKRVQGRRGEYVFVGDPLELASRLSKAPLVHVVDLDGAEAGRPVNVGTIEAVAKALGGRCQVGGGLRDEASIGWALGTCKYAVVGTLPFKNPALFQRIADLYRSRLVASLDYRRGVVLVDGWRSEGAPLGQAVEHLKRFGPLGGLVVTAVEVEGTGAGVALEVATSVLREVAERLYYAGGIKDCRDVENALKAGFDGVIVGYALYRGDLRECFPL
- a CDS encoding winged helix-turn-helix domain-containing protein; the encoded protein is MARAKSAKAINDPRRMQLLQIIKERGPLTQGQLAKLTGMSWGTLQWHLYVLEREGLIKRIRQGALVYYATPEQALA